A single region of the Pseudomonas mandelii genome encodes:
- the glcE gene encoding glycolate oxidase subunit GlcE gives MRSKHDIDDSGALLDQVNQALQNATPLRIQGANSKAFLGRIAAGEVLDTRSHRGIVSYDPTELVITARCGTPLAELADVLDAAQQMLPCEPPSFGDGATVGGMIASGLSGPRRPWSGSVRDFVLGTRVITGHGKHLRFGGEVMKNVAGYDLSRLMAGSYGALGVITEVSLKVLPKPRQALSISLEMDSDRALLRLAEWGQQPLPISAACHDGQRLHLRLEGGEGSVAAAHDRLGGEVLDASYWADLNEHRLSFFDEDQPLWRLSVPHNTPRLSLPGLQMIDWGGAQRWLKSDAEAAFIRKVVAEVGGHVTCYSHGLIDSPFQPLPDALMRYHRNLKDQLDPRGIFNPGRLYAEL, from the coding sequence ATGCGCAGCAAACACGACATCGATGACAGCGGCGCGCTACTGGACCAGGTTAATCAGGCCCTGCAAAACGCCACGCCCCTGCGGATCCAGGGCGCCAACAGCAAAGCGTTTCTGGGCCGTATCGCGGCGGGCGAAGTGCTCGACACCCGCAGCCACCGAGGCATCGTCAGCTACGACCCGACCGAATTGGTGATCACCGCACGCTGCGGCACGCCGTTGGCAGAACTGGCCGATGTGCTGGATGCGGCGCAGCAGATGCTGCCGTGCGAACCACCCTCCTTCGGAGACGGCGCCACCGTGGGCGGGATGATTGCCAGTGGACTGTCCGGGCCGCGGCGCCCGTGGTCAGGCTCGGTCAGGGACTTTGTGCTCGGGACACGGGTCATCACCGGCCACGGCAAGCATTTGCGCTTCGGCGGCGAAGTCATGAAAAACGTCGCCGGCTACGATTTGTCGCGCTTGATGGCCGGCAGTTATGGGGCACTGGGTGTGATCACTGAAGTCTCGCTGAAAGTGCTGCCGAAACCTCGGCAAGCGTTAAGCATCAGCCTGGAAATGGACAGCGATCGTGCCTTGCTGCGCCTCGCCGAATGGGGCCAGCAACCGCTGCCGATCAGCGCCGCGTGCCACGACGGTCAGCGCCTGCACTTGCGGCTTGAAGGTGGCGAAGGTTCGGTGGCAGCGGCGCATGACCGCTTGGGTGGCGAAGTGCTGGACGCTTCGTATTGGGCGGATCTCAACGAACATCGACTGAGCTTCTTTGATGAAGACCAGCCGCTGTGGCGCCTGTCGGTCCCGCACAACACGCCTCGACTGTCCCTGCCCGGCCTGCAAATGATCGACTGGGGCGGCGCCCAGCGCTGGCTCAAATCCGATGCCGAAGCGGCGTTCATCCGCAAGGTCGTCGCTGAAGTCGGCGGGCACGTGACCTGCTACAGCCACGGCCTGATCGACAGCCCCTTCCAACCGTTGCCGGACGCGCTGATGCGCTATCACCGCAACTTGAAGGACCAACTCGATCCACGGGGCATCTTCAACCCCGGTCGCCTGTACGCGGAGCTTTGA
- the glcF gene encoding glycolate oxidase subunit GlcF, whose product MQTTLSEQARQLPRAEEAESILRTCVHCGFCNATCPTYQLLGDELDGPRGRIYLIKQVLEGNEVTQKTQQHLDRCLSCRNCETTCPSGVDYHNLLDIGRAVVDAAVPRSLDQRLLREGLRSVVPNPGLFKALLSSGQVFRALLPNTLRAKLPRRVYPAKQRPTARHTRQVLMLEGCVQPSLSPNTNAATARVLDRLGISVTPAREAGCCGAVDYHLDAQAAGLDRARRNIDAWWPSIEQGAEAIVQTASGCGAFIKDYGHLLSTDAAYAEKARKVSALAKDLVEVLREEPLDQLGIHSDQRLAFHCPCTLQHAQKLGGAVEALLTRLGFNLTFVPDGHLCCGSAGTYSMTQPELSRQLRDNKLNALESGHPEVIVTANIGCQSHLDGAGRTPVRHWIELVEAALPSSNPGVSP is encoded by the coding sequence ATGCAGACCACCTTGAGCGAACAGGCCCGCCAACTGCCCCGCGCCGAAGAAGCCGAAAGCATCCTGCGCACGTGTGTGCACTGCGGTTTCTGCAACGCCACCTGCCCGACCTATCAACTGCTCGGCGATGAACTGGACGGGCCGCGTGGGCGCATCTACCTGATCAAACAGGTGCTGGAAGGCAACGAGGTCACCCAGAAGACCCAACAGCATCTGGATCGCTGCCTGTCTTGCCGTAACTGCGAAACCACCTGCCCCTCGGGCGTCGACTATCACAACTTGCTCGACATCGGCCGCGCGGTGGTCGATGCGGCTGTGCCGCGTTCGCTCGACCAACGCTTGTTGCGCGAAGGCTTGCGCAGCGTCGTACCCAACCCGGGGTTGTTCAAAGCACTGCTCAGCAGCGGTCAGGTGTTCCGTGCGCTGCTGCCCAACACGCTGCGAGCCAAGCTGCCGCGCCGTGTGTATCCGGCCAAACAACGTCCGACCGCCCGCCACACCCGGCAGGTGCTGATGCTCGAAGGGTGCGTGCAGCCGAGTCTGTCGCCGAACACCAACGCGGCCACCGCGCGTGTCCTGGATCGACTGGGGATCAGCGTGACACCGGCGCGCGAGGCCGGTTGCTGCGGCGCGGTCGATTATCACCTGGACGCCCAGGCGGCCGGCCTTGATCGCGCGCGCCGCAATATCGACGCGTGGTGGCCGAGCATTGAACAAGGCGCCGAGGCCATCGTGCAAACCGCCAGCGGTTGCGGTGCCTTCATCAAAGACTACGGCCACCTGCTCAGCACCGATGCGGCGTATGCCGAGAAGGCCAGAAAGGTCAGCGCACTGGCCAAGGATCTGGTTGAAGTGTTGCGCGAGGAGCCGCTGGACCAGCTCGGCATCCACAGCGACCAGCGCCTGGCCTTCCATTGCCCCTGCACCTTGCAGCACGCACAGAAACTCGGCGGTGCGGTTGAGGCGCTGCTGACGCGCCTGGGTTTCAACCTCACGTTCGTTCCCGACGGTCACCTGTGTTGCGGCTCGGCGGGCACCTATTCGATGACCCAACCGGAGCTGTCCCGGCAACTGCGCGACAACAAGCTCAATGCGCTGGAAAGCGGTCATCCCGAAGTCATTGTCACGGCCAATATCGGCTGTCAGTCCCACCTTGACGGTGCGGGCCGAACCCCTGTGCGCCACTGGATCGAACTGGTCGAAGCCGCGTTGCCCTCAT
- the glcD gene encoding glycolate oxidase subunit GlcD, whose product MNILYDERVDGVLPDVDRAALLQALSARLPDLEVLHQREELKPYECDGLSAYRTTPMLVVLPRHIDEVQGVLKLCHEFHVPVVARGAGTGLSGGALPLEKGVLLVMARFNNILHIDPAARTARVQPGVRNLAISQAAAPFGLYYAPDPSSQIACSIGGNVAENAGGVHCLKYGLTVHNLLKVDILTVDGEHLSLGSEALDSPGFDLLALFTGSEGMLGVITEVTVKLLPKPQTAKVLLAAFDSVEKAGRAVGDIIAAGIIPGGLEMMDNLAIRAAEDFIHAGYPVDAEAILLCELDGVEADVHDDCDRVRQVLEQAGATEVRQARDEAERVRFWAGRKNAFPAVGRLSPDYYCMDGTIPRRELPGVLQAIAALSAEYDLRVANVFHAGDGNMHPLILFDANQPGELDRAEALGGKILELCVKVGGSITGEHGVGREKINQMCAQFNSDELTLFHAVKAAFDPGGLLNPGKNIPTLHRCAEFGAMHVHLGQMPFPDLERF is encoded by the coding sequence ATGAACATCCTCTACGATGAACGCGTCGACGGCGTTCTGCCTGATGTCGACAGAGCCGCCCTGCTCCAGGCACTGAGCGCTCGCCTGCCGGACCTGGAAGTCCTGCATCAGCGCGAAGAACTCAAGCCGTATGAATGCGACGGACTATCCGCTTACCGCACTACGCCGATGCTGGTGGTGCTGCCGCGCCATATCGACGAAGTCCAGGGTGTGCTTAAGCTCTGCCATGAGTTTCACGTCCCGGTGGTTGCTCGCGGCGCCGGCACCGGTTTGTCCGGCGGTGCTCTACCGCTCGAAAAAGGCGTACTGCTGGTGATGGCGCGTTTCAACAACATCCTGCACATCGACCCCGCCGCACGCACGGCGCGGGTTCAACCGGGTGTGCGCAACCTGGCGATTTCCCAGGCCGCCGCACCGTTCGGCCTGTATTACGCGCCGGACCCCTCCTCGCAGATCGCCTGTTCAATCGGCGGCAACGTGGCCGAAAACGCCGGTGGCGTGCATTGCCTGAAATACGGCCTGACCGTGCACAACCTGCTCAAAGTCGACATCCTCACCGTCGATGGCGAACACCTGAGCCTGGGTTCCGAAGCCCTCGACTCGCCCGGGTTTGACCTGCTGGCATTGTTTACCGGTTCCGAAGGCATGCTGGGGGTGATCACCGAAGTCACGGTCAAACTGCTGCCCAAACCGCAAACCGCCAAGGTGCTGCTGGCAGCGTTCGATTCCGTCGAAAAGGCGGGTCGTGCAGTCGGCGACATTATTGCCGCCGGCATCATTCCGGGCGGTCTGGAAATGATGGACAACCTGGCCATTCGCGCTGCAGAAGATTTTATTCACGCCGGTTATCCGGTCGACGCCGAAGCCATTCTGCTGTGCGAGCTCGATGGCGTCGAAGCCGACGTCCACGATGACTGCGACCGTGTGCGCCAGGTGCTGGAACAGGCCGGCGCCACCGAAGTCCGCCAGGCCAGGGATGAGGCGGAACGCGTGCGCTTCTGGGCCGGGCGCAAGAATGCGTTCCCGGCAGTGGGCCGCCTCTCGCCGGATTATTACTGCATGGACGGGACGATCCCGCGCCGCGAGCTGCCCGGCGTGCTGCAGGCGATTGCCGCGCTGTCGGCTGAATACGACCTGCGGGTGGCCAACGTTTTCCATGCCGGTGACGGCAACATGCACCCGCTGATTCTGTTCGACGCCAACCAACCCGGCGAACTCGACCGCGCCGAAGCCCTGGGCGGCAAGATCCTCGAATTGTGCGTGAAAGTCGGCGGCAGCATCACCGGTGAACACGGGGTCGGCCGCGAGAAAATCAATCAGATGTGCGCGCAGTTCAACAGCGATGAGCTGACCCTGTTTCATGCCGTCAAAGCCGCGTTCGATCCGGGCGGCCTGCTCAACCCTGGCAAGAACATCCCGACGCTGCATCGCTGCGCCGAATTCGGCGCGATGCACGTTCACCTGGGTCAGATGCCCTTCCCTGATCTGGAGCGATTCTGA